AACCCCAACAAGTGCCGCAATAGGTACTTGCTCAATATATTTATCGGTAAAAAGAATAAAGGTCAACAAGGTTACCGCCATCATAATTCCAGATAGACGTCCGCGTCCACCAGCATTGATGTTAATAACGGTTTGTCCAATCATACCACAACCTCCGGTACCTCCAAAAAGTCCGCTAACCATATTTCCCGCACCTTGCGCAATACATTCGCGGTTTCCGTTACCTCGGGTTTCGGTGAGTTCGTCAACCAAATTCATGGTCATTAACGATTCAATTAATCCTACCGACGCCGCTAAAAACGCATAAGGCAGAATAAACTTAAGGGTATCTAGGTTTATGGGTAAGTTTTGCCACAGTTCTAAATTTGGCGTGGGGAATTCGCCTTTAAGCCCCGTACCACCGCCTTCGACAATGTAGGAGCCTACGGTACTAACGTCCAATCCGCCAAACACCACAACGGCAGTAGTAATAAGAATAGCCGTTAAAGCCGCAGGGAGTTTAGTTGTAATTTTTGGCAACAACCAAATAATGCCCATGGTTAAAAGCACAAGCCCTAACATAACATAAAGTTCTGTGCCTTGCATGGGTATGTTGATATATTCTTTTACGCCTTCGGCAGTAACATTTAACTCTTTGTGCGAAAACATACGTACTTGGGCCATGAAAATAACTATCGCCAGCCCGTTTACAAAGCCCAGCATTACCGGATGCGGAATTAACCGTACAAACCGACCGAGCTTAAACACACCAGCAAGAATTTGAAAAATGCCCATTAAAATAACCGCTGCAAGAAGGTAAAAGTAACCCATGTTCTCAATAGGCTGGTCAAACAACATACCTCTGGTATGACCTTCAGA
This genomic stretch from Flavobacteriaceae bacterium GSB9 harbors:
- a CDS encoding SulP family inorganic anion transporter; amino-acid sequence: MTDFVRKITPNAKDDVLAGITTSLAMIPEVVAFAFVAQIDPLVALSGAFIIGLITAIFGGRPGLISGAAGAVAVIFVHLISEGHTRGMLFDQPIENMGYFYLLAAVILMGIFQILAGVFKLGRFVRLIPHPVMLGFVNGLAIVIFMAQVRMFSHKELNVTAEGVKEYINIPMQGTELYVMLGLVLLTMGIIWLLPKITTKLPAALTAILITTAVVVFGGLDVSTVGSYIVEGGGTGLKGEFPTPNLELWQNLPINLDTLKFILPYAFLAASVGLIESLMTMNLVDELTETRGNGNRECIAQGAGNMVSGLFGGTGGCGMIGQTVININAGGRGRLSGIMMAVTLLTFILFTDKYIEQVPIAALVGVMFMMVIETFAWSSFRIIRKIPLADAVVLVIVSAVTVIYDLAIAVFVGVIISALVFAWENAKKIRARKRFSDDGKTKTYEIWGPLFFGSIQAFNEKFDVKNDPDNVVIDFVESRISDHSALEAIFNLVNKYEEEGKKIRLKHLSKDCKVLLYKASPKFREVIIEDVDDPRYHLAENPEEFPKPLSEYKFF